The DNA region TAATTACCACTGTCCTGCTCGGTTGGCGTATCCAGTAATTCAAACACTGTGGTACAAGCCGCAATACCCCGCTGAAATTCGGCATTGATTCGAGTGAGGTTTTTAATGGGTTGCAGCATCGACAGCATACAGGCCAGCACAGTGGTAAAAATCCCGGCGGTCAACTCGCCCCGTAAACTGTCGAGGCTGGCCGCAAAAATCACCGCGCCTAGGGCGAAAGAGCCAATAATCATCACCAGTGGTTGGCTGATAGCCTGGGTGGTCGCCAGTTTCATGTTCTGGTAACGGTTAAAATCGTTGGCGCTAGCAAACCGCTCTGCTTCGGTTTTCTGTCCACCAAACGCCAGCACATTTTTATGGCCCTTGATCATCTGTTCGGTCACTGTGGTCACCGACCCCATAGCATTCTGGATCTGCCGTGACACCTTGCGAAAACGGCGACTCACTATAGTGATCACCAAACCGATAGCCGGGGCAATCACCAAGATAAAAATCGAGAGTTTCCACGAGTAGTAAAACATGACGCCAATCATGCCGATAACTGTGATGCCATCTCGCACAATGGTGATCAGCGCATTGCCCGAAGCGCGGGCAATCTGCTCAGTATCATAGGTCACTTTAGAGATAAGATTGCCGGAATTCTGCTGATCCATAAAGCTGACCGGCAGTTTGAGAATATGTTCAAACACCTGCTGGCGCATCTCTTGGATCACCTTGGTACTCATGTAAGAAATACCGTAGGTGGAGACAAAGTTACATAGGCCGCGCAGGATAAATAGCCCCACCACGATAAATGGCGCCATTGCTAATACATCGTTTCCAGACTGAAAACCTTGAGTAGTCACCAGCTCGGCACCTACGGCAACGGCAGGTTTACTCGAGAAACCTTCATCCACAAAGGGCTTGATGAAAGTCATAAAGGTGATATCAACTGCACCGTAGCCAAGCAGTCCCAGTACCGAGATAACAAACACCGGTTTCAGGTGCTGAACATAAGAGACTAACCGTTTAAATACTGTCCAGGTTTCGTGTTTAGGCGCACTGCTCATGGAGACTGTAACTTCAGTAATATTGGCAAAGTCGGCATTCTACTCTGGATTGACGGCGTTACCAAATCCAAACAAACGGTTGTACCAGTAAGGCGCTATCTGTTGACGGTAACTGGCCACAGTGATCCCGCGAGCATCCAGCGTAAAACTTATCTGCCCCTGCTCGCCGCTGACCAGTTGTGTGGCATTGACCAACTGATAACGCGCACGCACCTCCATACGGGGAAACTGCCAACGATTACTGAGCCCTGCCGGAAATACCACCCAGGACGGCCTAACACCGCGGATAAAATCAGGGCTAGAAGAGGTTTTACTGCCATGATGAGGCGCTAATAAAATATCAGCATTAAACGCAATAGGTTGCCGCAGCAGTGCCACCTCGCCCACCAGTTCAATATCGCCCGGCAGCAATACCCGATGTTGCGCATCAGAAATTAACAACACGCAAGAACCATTGTTGCCAGGCTCGGCGATTTCGGGAGCTAACAGCGTCAAATTCAGTGTCTGCCACCGCCATTGTCTGGGGCGACAGCCTTGGGATGCTGGCAAGCCAGCAACATCGGTGAGCAACTGGCTGTTAGGAAATGCCGCCAGCATCACCGCTGCCCCACCGGCATGATCGTTATCACCGTGGCTTATTACCAGATAATCCAGTTGTCTGACGCCTGCGGCGGCAAGAAACGGCAAAATCACCCGTTCGGCATAACTGAATCCTGAGGGGAATGACGCGCCGGTATCGAATAACAGCGCTCGCGGCCCTTGCTGAACCACCACAGCTAGCCCCTGACCGACATCCAGCACATGCAGTTGCCAACCTTTTGCCATCAGCCAGCCGTGCCATTGTGCAGCCTGCAATAACGCGGGCAACAACAGCAAGCATGGCAGCCACAAAAACAGCCGCCGCGGCCGCCAGTACCAAATGACCCAAACGACCAGCACAAACATCAGGCTCAAGGTGAGCGACCAAGGCAACAGTGACCAACTGCCCGGCAGCTGGTCACTCAGTTGCCATAACTGAGCGGCGGGCCATAATGACCCGTCGGCTAATTGCCAGATAAACAGCTTGAGCGCCGCTGTTGGCCACCACCATTGCAGTAGGCTCCAGACTAACAAGGCCAGCAAACTGAGCGGGATCACCACCACACTGAACCAAGGCACTAATAACAGATTGATCCAGAAACTGTGCAGACTTACGCCACCGAACAGCAACGCCTGTACTAATGTCAGCCCCAAACATAAACGCCACTGGATCCGCCAAAACTGACGACACCAGTGCCATAGTTTCTGACGCCAACTAGCATTGTGCTGCGGCTCACTTCGATGCCACTCCAACAAGATCAGCGCCAAGGCCAGGAAGGAAAGCCAAAAGCCGCCACTGAGCGCAGCTAATGGGTCCAGCAGCAAGACACAAGTCAGCGCCCACAGCCAACGCTCCCAAGCAGACACGGAGCGCATTGACATGTTAACCAACACCAGTGCTAGCAACATCAATAATGCCCGCTGTACCGGAATACCAAAACCAGCTAGCCAGGCGTAAACACCCGCGCCGCCAAGTGCCAGCACTTGCGCCAATAACAGGTTACGTCGCCCCGGGGTTGGCCAACAGCGTAACAACAACCAGCGACAGCAGACATATAACCACAAGGCGACCACTGACAGATGCAATCCAGAAATTGCCACCAGATGCCCAGTGCCGGTTTGCCTTAGCTGTTGCCAACGCTGCGCACTGATGAGTTGACGTTCGCCCATGGTGAGCGCCAATAAAATATCACCATTATCAACATGCTGTAGTGTCGTTGTCAGTCCATGTAGCAACAGCGCTCGCCCGTCATTGGCGGGCGTTAACTTAGTCGCCGCAAAAACATAGCCCTTAGCAGTAATGTGCCGCGCCAGTAAGTGCCGCTGCTGATTAAAACCGCCTTGATTGAGTACCGATGGAAATGCACGTGGACGAACATCAAACTGCCAATATTCCCCGATTTGTGGCAATGGCAGGTTATCCCCTGAGGGCAATTGCTGTCGCTCCCACCCTAATCGCCAGCGCCTTGCTGGCTTCCAGTCACTTGGCGTGCGTGCTTCAGCAACTTCTATATTAATCCAGTCGCCATTGCTGCTAACCAGTGATATGATTTTCCCCGCACAGTTAGGGGTGTCGTATGTCCCCGAAGCGATGAATACTCGTCCACTTCCCGCAGCGACAACACAGAATGGCAATACAATATCATCCATAATATGCCGGCAAATGCGCCGCATAGCAGTATTTTGATGGGATGATAATGTTGGCGATGCCACAGTGCGCACAGGAGTAAAGCCCCTGCAATAATTAACTGTGATAATGGAGAGGATGGCATCTGCGGCCAGAAAACAGCCGAGATCAGAGCCAGGCAAAAGCCGCTCAATACGTAATTCATCAGCTAAGTTAAGACAGCAATCGAACCTTATGCCAAAGAAACTGATAAAAAAGTTCCTGCCGAAACCAGAAGTCCTGCGGGAACATAAATACCTGCGTGTTTTCGGTAGTTTGCTGAATAATCCCAACCTGTGGGCTCTCACGCGACGCTCCGCGCCTGGTGCTTTCGCTATCGGCTTGTTTGTCGCTTGGGTGCCCATGCCATTTCAGATGGTGTTAGCCGCCGCGCTGGCAATAGCGTTCAATGTTAATCTGCCGGTTTCTGTGGCGCTGGTGTGGATCACCAACCCGGTCACCATGCCGCCGATGTTTTATCTGGCGTATTTGGCAGGCGCTAAGATATTGCATCATCCGCCAGAGCAGTTTGCTTTTGAATTGTCGTGGAAATGGGTAGAAGAGTCGTTTTCCACCATCGCACCACCCTTCTTTCTTGGCTGTTTCGTATTTGGGGTGATAAGTGCCGTTGTAGGCTATGTGGTGGTGCGCAGCGCCTGGCAGTATTCCATCTACATGCAATGGCAGAAACGCCGCAATAAATAGTCAATAGGCCGCTCTCGCGGCCTATTTTTTAGTGGCATTAGCGGGCGGCTAACGCTTGGGCTGGCGCAATCCGGCTGGCGCGATAGGCCGGATATAAGGTTGCTAGCAGACTCATCATCAATGCCATTCCCAGTACCAGCAACACATCGGACAGTTCCAAGCGTGACGGTAGGAAATCGATAAAATACACATCGGCCGACAGAAACTTATGGCCGGTCAGCTTTTCGATAAATGCGGCAATCACCGAGAGATTTTGTGCCAATAACACACCGCACACAGTACCGAGTACACACCCAACGATACCGTTGAGCGCCCCTTGCACCATAAATACCGCCATCATCGCCCGGCGCCCCAAGCCCATGGTCATCAGAATCGCAATCTCCGCCGCTTTGTCGCGCACCGCCATTACCAAGGTCGAGACAATATTGAAGCAAGCCACGGCGATCACCAGCGCCAACACCAGATACATTACAGTACGTACCATCTGAATATCCTGATACAGATGGCCCTGCGTGCGGGTCCAGTCACTGATATACAGCATCTGCTGTTGCTGATAGCCCAGTTCACGGATGAGCTTTGGCGCTTCAAATACCCGCGCCACCTTGATACGCACGGCGGTCACCGCATCGCCCAGTTCCAGCAATTTTTGTGCATAAGCTAACGGCACATAGGCATTGGCAAAATCTAACTCGCCACCAACGCTGAAACTGCCGCTGATCACTAGTGTATGACTGCGGGCGCGGCCAATATCGGTGGACACGCCAGCTTCCCGCGGTGGCGGTAGATAAAGCGTCACCGAATCGCCGATTTTCAGCCCCAGTTTTTTCAGTAAACCTTGCCCCATCACGATATGGTTGGCGTCACCTTGCAGACTTTGCCAGCCAGGAGACAGATAATTTCCCAAAGTCGAGACTTGCTGCTCTAGCGCTGGGTCAATGCCCACCACCTGCAACCCGGCAAAACCACCGGGCTTTTGTACCAATCCTTGCATCTTCACCATAGGTGCCGCGGCGGTAATGCCATGGATGGTACTGGCATCGCTGAGCATCTGCCGCCAGTTGGCAATCGGTTGCCCGGCTGACAACAACTCGCCTTGCGGCACCACCCCGAGCAAACGTTTTTCCAGTTCGCTTTCAAAGCCGTTCATTGCCGATAGCACTAAGATCAGCACCGCCACGCCTAACGCAATGCCGGCAGTAGAAGCAAACGAGATAAAACTGACAAAGCCACTGCGCTGCCGTGCTCGATAAAAACGCCAACCGATCAGTAAAGGCAACGCCGACTTCATAGCTGAGCCTCGGCCACATTCAGGCGACCATCCACCATTTGCAGTTGCCGATCCATTCTGGCCGCCAACTGATGGTCATGGGTGACCACCACAAAGGCGGTGCCCAATTGTGATGCCAGTTCCCGAATAAGTTCGTAGACGGATTCACCGCTATTGGCATCCAGATTACCGGTTGGCTCGTCTGCCAACACTAGTTTAGGGTTATTGATAAGCGCCCGCGCAATCGCCACACGTTGCCGTTCGCCACCGGAGAGTTCTGAAGGTAAATGCGGTAAGCGATGTTCCAGCCCAACCCGAGTCAACAGTTGCCGGGCCTGCCTGCACCTCTGTTTTATGACGCCCGGCAATCCAACCCGGCATGCAGACATTTTCCAGCGCCGTAAACTCTGGCAGCAGATGATGAAACTGATAGATAAAGCCTAATTCGCGATTGCGGATCTGCGCCTGCCGCGCCGCCGATAGTTGGTACAGATTTTCACCGTCAAGGATTACCTGCCCAGCGCTGGGTTTATCCAGTGTCCCTATGATGTGTAGCAAGGTACTTTTACCCGAACCAGAACTACCGACAATCGCAAGTTGCTCACCCACTTCGACCGTCAGTGACACCTCGTGCAATACCGGGGTATTGAGTTTGCCTTCCTGATAACTTTTGCTGACCCCTAGGACCTGCAGTAATGGCTGATGCTGCATCTGTTTTCTCTTAACTCAATTATTCGTAACGTAGCGCGTTGGCGGGTTGCACTGCGGCAGCCCGTAGTGCTGGATACAAGGTTGCCAACAAAGTAATAATCACAGTGCCGATAGCAATCATCAGCAACTGTTGTTGGTTGATGATGACAGGTAGTAACTGACCAGCCCCTAAAATACTAATGCCGATGCCATTTAACAGCGGATTGATATGTTCGGTTGCCACAATCCCAATCAATAACCCTAACGCCAGGCCAAACAATGCATTCAGTGAACCCTGTGAGACAAATACCAACATAATATCTGCCCGCCCTAGCCCTTGGGTTTTGAGCACGGCAACATCCGCGGTTTTGTCCACCACCATCATCACCAGCGCCGACACAATATTAAAAGCCGCCACCGCGATGATCAGGCTGAGCATCAGCGACATCATGTTTTTTCCATCTTGACCGCGGCAAACAGATGACCGTAATTATCGCGCCAGTCACTGACACTAACCTTCAGCCCCTGACTGGCCAGCAACTGTGCCACTTTGGGCGTCAACTGCGGCGCGGCAAAGGGATCATCCAGAAACAAGCGCAGATCCTGAATCGCATTGGGAGCTTTGCGCATCAAACGCCGCGCATCGGCATAATGCAAATAGGCAACATTGGCATCGACCTGCGAGCCCATCTCAAATACGCCTGCCACTTCAAAAGTACGCTGGCTGGGAACCGGCCCCAAAGGCGAATACACCACGCCATCGCCACTTAACAGCCGTACCTTATCGCCACTACTGACATTGAGTCTTCGCGCCAGTTCCCCGCCCAGTAATACCTTGTAACTACCACTCTGTAACGCGTTATAGGCTTCTGGGAAACTATGGTCGGCTATCGGAGACAACGGGCGATCCGCCTCAGGCAAAATGCCGTAAAGCTGCACCGCACTGATATTACTACTGGATTGCACCATTGCTTGGGTGGCAATCGAGGGGCAGCGCCACGTACTCCGGGTAAGGATGTTAGCGTTGTTGCCAATTGCTGCCAGTTATCAAACGCTTGCTCACTATGAACCGTCAGTTGCGGCACCGCACCCAGAATACGCTGTTTGAGTTGCCCTTCCAGACCATTCATTACTGAACTAACAATAATCAGTGCGGCAACACCAAGGAAAATACCGCTGACCGCAAAAAAGTAATAAAGGATGCAAAGGCATTAGATTTACGCGCCCGCCAGTAACGATAACCGATAAAACAGGATAGGGCCGGATTCATGGACAGAACAATGTCTCCTCAACTGCTGTGCGGCAAATCCGCAGCAGGCTTGCTAAATCATTGAAGTGGGCACGATAATAGGTGGATTGACCCGCTAAATACAAGAGGCATTGCCTTGTTTCCAGAATCCAGTGGCTATTTCAGCGTTCCACACCCGTTCGATGCTTACATTTCGTTGTGGCCGGAAGGCCAAGCATTACCCGATGAAGCCGAACTGCAAAGCATGAAATCCAAAGGCATGCAGCTAATGAGCGAAGTCAAAGCGTTGGAAGGTGACTGCCTGATCCATCTCAGGCAGATGGGTGATGATGGCCGGGCCATAGTGGAATATCTGAAACTGCAATCCCGCAAAGTAGATTTGGTGTTGCAGCACCTGCTGGAACAGGAAGCCCGGGATGGGCAACATTGTCTTGGTCTGCAGTTTGGCGGCAGCGGCGTGCGTTTGCAAAGTGAGCAGGCACTGCCACGCAACGCACAAGTAAAACTGCTGCTGTTTGTTCGAGAAGAGATCCTCTCGGTGCTGTGTCTTGCCAGAGTCAGTGATTGCCGCGAAGATCCCGATAATCCAGGGAGCTATCTGCTAGATCTGGAATACAGCGTCATCACCGAAACCGAAGTAGAACAACTGGTCAAAGCCAGTCTGGTAGTGCAACAAAAACAGTTAAAGTTGCGCAAAGCCAGCCGCTAACGCCACTGGTACTCACCGGCGCAAATCTCTACAATGTGCGCCATCTTTCAGAAACCATTCTTTGCCGTTTTAATGACTGCTTTTTCTGTTCTGGCACCCGAGAGTGCCACCAAAGCCGGAGACATCCGTTATCTCGGCTTACCGGAAGGTGTTGCCCGCGCACTGACGTTAGCATCACTGGCACGACAGCATGCCGGGATCAGTTTGCTGGTCACCGCCGATACGCCAACGGCATTGACGCTGGAAGCTGAACTGCGTTATCTACTGGCCGATGACATGCCGGTATGGCTGTTTCCTGATCGGGAAACTCTGCCTTACGACAGTTTTTCGCCACATCAGGACTTGATTTCACAACGGCTGGAAACCCTGTCGCGGCTACCTGGTGCCCAAAAAGCGCTAGTTATTGTGCCAGTCACCACCTTGATGGTCAGATTACCGCCACAGGCATTTCTCAGTGCCAATGTGATGCTGCTGAAAAAGGGTGACCACTATCCGTTACAGCAGATGCGCGAACATCTGGTCAATGCCGGTTATCATCTGGTGGGCCAGGTTTACGAGCACGGCGAGTTTGCTATTCGCGGTTCCATTCTGGATATTTTTCCGATGGGCTCGCCCGCGCCTTTGCGTATCGAACTGTTTGATGATGAAGTGGAATCTATCCGCTACTTCGATGCTGACACCCAGTTATCACAAGATCCGGTCACTGCAATCCGCATGTTACCGGCGCGTGAGTTTCCAACCGATGACGCGGCGATTGAAGGCTTCCGCCTACGCTACCGCCGCTACTTTGAAGTAGTGGTCAAAGAACCGGAATCGGTATATCAGCAAGTGAGTCGGCATCTGATGCCTGCCGGCATCGAAAATTACCTACCACTGTTTTTCGATGAAACCGCCAGCCTG from Shewanella dokdonensis includes:
- the lolE gene encoding lipoprotein-releasing ABC transporter permease subunit LolE, with the protein product MKSALPLLIGWRFYRARQRSGFVSFISFASTAGIALGVAVLILVLSAMNGFESELEKRLLGVVPQGELLSAGQPIANWRQMLSDASTIHGITAAAPMVKMQGLVQKPGGFAGLQVVGIDPALEQQVSTLGNYLSPGWQSLQGDANHIVMGQGLLKKLGLKIGDSVTLYLPPPREAGVSTDIGRARSHTLVISGSFSVGGELDFANAYVPLAYAQKLLELGDAVTAVRIKVARVFEAPKLIRELGYQQQQMLYISDWTRTQGHLYQDIQMVRTVMYLVLALVIAVACFNIVSTLVMAVRDKAAEIAILMTMGLGRRAMMAVFMVQGALNGIVGCVLGTVCGVLLAQNLSVIAAFIEKLTGHKFLSADVYFIDFLPSRLELSDVLLVLGMALMMSLLATLYPAYRASRIAPAQALAAR
- a CDS encoding DUF2062 domain-containing protein; translated protein: MPKKLIKKFLPKPEVLREHKYLRVFGSLLNNPNLWALTRRSAPGAFAIGLFVAWVPMPFQMVLAAALAIAFNVNLPVSVALVWITNPVTMPPMFYLAYLAGAKILHHPPEQFAFELSWKWVEESFSTIAPPFFLGCFVFGVISAVVGYVVVRSAWQYSIYMQWQKRRNK
- the msbA gene encoding lipid A export permease/ATP-binding protein MsbA, whose product is MSSAPKHETWTVFKRLVSYVQHLKPVFVISVLGLLGYGAVDITFMTFIKPFVDEGFSSKPAVAVGAELVTTQGFQSGNDVLAMAPFIVVGLFILRGLCNFVSTYGISYMSTKVIQEMRQQVFEHILKLPVSFMDQQNSGNLISKVTYDTEQIARASGNALITIVRDGITVIGMIGVMFYYSWKLSIFILVIAPAIGLVITIVSRRFRKVSRQIQNAMGSVTTVTEQMIKGHKNVLAFGGQKTEAERFASANDFNRYQNMKLATTQAISQPLVMIIGSFALGAVIFAASLDSLRGELTAGIFTTVLACMLSMLQPIKNLTRINAEFQRGIAACTTVFELLDTPTEQDSGNYQVERVRGDVSFRNVSFTYPGQDKQALEQVDFHVQQGHTLALVGRSGSGKSTIASLLTRFYRGLESGDILLDDVSIYDYTLKCLRSQVALVSQQVTLFNDTIANNIAYAYPGEASRQQIEDAARLAYAMEFIEKLPNGLDTEIGENGVTLSGGQRQRIAIARAILRDAPVLILDEATSALDTESEKAIQKGLDNLRRNRTSIVIAHRLSTIENADEILVVDQGRIVERGNHKALLALDGMYAKLYQMQFGS
- a CDS encoding DNA internalization-related competence protein ComEC/Rec2 gives rise to the protein MDDIVLPFCVVAAGSGRVFIASGTYDTPNCAGKIISLVSSNGDWINIEVAEARTPSDWKPARRWRLGWERQQLPSGDNLPLPQIGEYWQFDVRPRAFPSVLNQGGFNQQRHLLARHITAKGYVFAATKLTPANDGRALLLHGLTTTLQHVDNGDILLALTMGERQLISAQRWQQLRQTGTGHLVAISGLHLSVVALWLYVCCRWLLLRCWPTPGRRNLLLAQVLALGGAGVYAWLAGFGIPVQRALLMLLALVLVNMSMRSVSAWERWLWALTCVLLLDPLAALSGGFWLSFLALALILLEWHRSEPQHNASWRQKLWHWCRQFWRIQWRLCLGLTLVQALLFGGVSLHSFWINLLLVPWFSVVVIPLSLLALLVWSLLQWWWPTAALKLFIWQLADGSLWPAAQLWQLSDQLPGSWSLLPWSLTLSLMFVLVVWVIWYWRPRRLFLWLPCLLLLPALLQAAQWHGWLMAKGWQLHVLDVGQGLAVVVQQGPRALLFDTGASFPSGFSYAERVILPFLAAAGVRQLDYLVISHGDNDHAGGAAVMLAAFPNSQLLTDVAGLPASQGCRPRQWRWQTLNLTLLAPEIAEPGNNGSCVLLISDAQHRVLLPGDIELVGEVALLRQPIAFNADILLAPHHGSKTSSSPDFIRGVRPSWVVFPAGLSNRWQFPRMEVRARYQLVNATQLVSGEQGQISFTLDARGITVASYRQQIAPYWYNRLFGFGNAVNPE